In Acidovorax sp. 106, the following proteins share a genomic window:
- the zwf gene encoding glucose-6-phosphate dehydrogenase, translating to MSFDLVLFGGTGDLAWRKLMPALFQAFRHGTLPEGGRIIAVARDDLSDEQYRSLIQSRFDGVDLAKRPTPDEFARFAALLHYLRMDLSQTQDYERLAEMLKARGAESVVMYVATAPSLFTNVCEQIAAVGLNGPATRVVLEKPLGHDLQSNQAINDTLRRVLKEEQVFRIDHYLGKPSVQNLFALRFGNALFEPLWKRETIANIQITIAEELGVESRGAFYDQTGALRDMVQNHALQLLCAIGMEPPINSGATAIRDEKLKVLQALKPWTLETIGQHVIRGQYAAGTHQGQSVPGYAQEKGVPASSTTETFVALRTEILNWRWAGVPFYIRTGKRLAGRDAHIVINFRPVPHPIFKTPVGAANRLVINLQPKDGLELHLMAQGAAQHQTEPALSQVHLNLDFDQRFGAERVGAYERLLLDVIAGRLNLFVRSDEQEAAWRWVEPILQYWKNDPAGPRPYAAGSWGPRAASAMIARDGNCWSEEM from the coding sequence ATGAGTTTTGACCTCGTCCTGTTTGGCGGCACCGGCGACCTCGCCTGGCGCAAGCTCATGCCCGCATTGTTTCAGGCATTTCGGCATGGCACGCTGCCCGAGGGCGGACGCATTATTGCTGTGGCACGGGACGATCTGAGCGACGAACAATACCGCAGCCTGATCCAGTCGCGTTTTGACGGTGTGGATCTGGCCAAGCGCCCCACGCCGGACGAGTTTGCCCGCTTTGCGGCGCTGCTGCACTACCTGCGCATGGACCTGTCCCAAACCCAGGACTACGAGCGCCTGGCGGAGATGCTGAAGGCACGCGGCGCGGAATCTGTGGTGATGTATGTGGCCACCGCCCCCAGCCTGTTCACCAACGTGTGCGAGCAAATCGCAGCCGTGGGCCTGAACGGCCCCGCCACCCGCGTGGTGCTGGAAAAACCGCTGGGCCACGACCTGCAGTCGAACCAGGCCATCAACGACACGCTGCGCCGTGTGCTGAAAGAAGAGCAGGTCTTTCGCATCGACCACTACCTGGGCAAGCCCTCGGTGCAAAACCTGTTTGCGCTGCGCTTTGGCAATGCGCTGTTCGAGCCCCTGTGGAAGCGCGAGACGATTGCCAACATCCAGATCACCATTGCCGAAGAGCTGGGCGTGGAATCGCGTGGGGCCTTTTACGACCAGACTGGCGCGCTGCGCGACATGGTGCAAAACCACGCGCTGCAACTGTTGTGCGCCATCGGCATGGAGCCGCCCATCAACTCGGGTGCGACTGCCATCCGCGATGAAAAACTCAAGGTGCTGCAAGCCCTCAAGCCCTGGACGCTGGAGACCATTGGGCAACACGTGATCCGGGGGCAGTACGCCGCAGGCACGCACCAGGGCCAAAGCGTGCCTGGCTACGCGCAAGAAAAAGGCGTGCCCGCCAGCAGCACCACCGAAACCTTTGTGGCGCTGCGCACCGAAATTTTGAACTGGCGCTGGGCTGGCGTGCCGTTTTACATCCGCACCGGCAAGCGGCTGGCGGGGCGCGACGCGCACATCGTCATCAACTTCCGCCCGGTGCCGCACCCCATCTTCAAAACGCCCGTGGGCGCAGCCAACCGTTTGGTCATCAACCTGCAGCCCAAAGACGGGCTGGAGCTGCACCTGATGGCCCAAGGCGCGGCCCAGCACCAGACCGAGCCCGCCTTGTCGCAAGTGCACCTGAACCTGGACTTTGACCAGCGCTTTGGCGCAGAGCGCGTGGGCGCCTACGAGCGACTGCTGCTGGACGTGATCGCCGGGCGCTTGAACCTGTTTGTGCGCAGCGATGAGCAAGAAGCGGCGTGGCGCTGGGTGGAGCCCATCTTGCAGTACTGGAAGAACGACCCCGCAGGCCCCCGCCCCTACGCCGCAGGCAGCTGGGGCCCCCGCGCCGCCAGCGCCATGATTGCGCGCGATGGCAATTGCTGGAGCGAGGAGATGTGA
- a CDS encoding VOC family protein: MAGLSPRSLQIAGIHHVAIIASDYTRSKHFYTQVLGLPVVHETYRTERQSHKLDLQLPDGTQLELFSFPAPPPRPSYPEACGLRHLALRVVDMQASVALLAQHGVAVEPVRVDPFTGALFTFLADPDGLPIELVEG; the protein is encoded by the coding sequence GTGGCGGGTTTATCACCCCGGTCGTTGCAGATCGCGGGCATCCACCACGTGGCGATCATTGCGTCGGACTACACCCGCTCCAAACACTTCTACACGCAGGTGCTGGGCCTGCCTGTGGTGCACGAAACCTACCGCACTGAGCGCCAGTCGCACAAGCTCGATTTGCAGCTGCCCGACGGCACGCAGCTGGAGCTTTTCTCCTTCCCCGCGCCGCCACCGCGCCCCTCGTACCCCGAAGCCTGCGGCCTGCGCCACCTGGCCTTGCGCGTGGTCGACATGCAGGCCAGTGTGGCGCTGCTGGCCCAACACGGCGTGGCGGTGGAGCCCGTGCGGGTGGACCCATTCACTGGCGCGCTGTTCACGTTTTTGGCAGACCCGGATGGGTTGCCGATTGAGCTGGTCGAGGGATAG
- a CDS encoding glucokinase, translated as MTPLRLLADIGGTNIRLAWQDQPDGPLHDTRVLPCAQFPTVDAAIAAYLAEVNIATPREAAFGIANPVTGDEVRMTNHSWCFSQSALKASLGLQRLVVINDFTALALALPTLAPAQLRQVGGGAAVAGSAIALVGPGTGLGVSGLVFPPGASHGVPLSGEGGHVTLAAQTQREFDVLAILQERYGHVSAERAVCGAGLVDLYHALRRLAQRGGKEISSAAQVTDLALQSKDALALEALDLFCGFLGSVAGNLALTLGARGGVYLGGGMVPRLGTWFDQSSFRARFESKGRFQSYLAGIPCWIIDPTATPALHGAARALDIAGTE; from the coding sequence ATGACCCCCCTGCGCCTGCTGGCCGACATCGGCGGCACCAACATCCGCTTGGCCTGGCAAGACCAGCCCGATGGCCCCCTGCACGACACCCGCGTGCTGCCTTGCGCCCAGTTCCCCACGGTGGATGCCGCCATCGCGGCCTATCTGGCCGAGGTGAACATCGCCACGCCGCGTGAGGCCGCCTTTGGCATCGCCAACCCGGTCACGGGCGACGAGGTGCGCATGACCAACCACAGCTGGTGTTTCTCGCAAAGCGCACTCAAAGCGTCGCTGGGCCTGCAGCGCCTGGTGGTCATCAACGACTTCACCGCGCTGGCACTGGCCCTGCCCACGCTGGCCCCCGCGCAACTGCGCCAGGTGGGCGGCGGCGCGGCCGTGGCGGGCAGCGCCATTGCGCTGGTGGGCCCGGGCACGGGGCTCGGGGTGTCAGGCTTGGTGTTCCCGCCGGGTGCCAGCCACGGCGTTCCGCTGTCGGGCGAGGGCGGGCACGTCACGCTGGCTGCGCAAACGCAGCGCGAGTTCGATGTACTGGCCATCCTGCAAGAGCGCTACGGCCATGTGTCTGCCGAGCGCGCCGTGTGTGGCGCCGGGCTGGTGGACCTGTACCACGCGCTGCGCAGGCTGGCGCAGCGCGGCGGCAAAGAGATCAGCTCTGCTGCCCAGGTGACAGATCTCGCCCTGCAATCCAAAGACGCCCTGGCGCTGGAGGCGCTGGACTTATTCTGCGGCTTTTTGGGCAGCGTGGCGGGTAACCTCGCCCTCACACTGGGGGCGCGGGGCGGCGTGTACTTGGGTGGTGGCATGGTGCCGCGCCTGGGCACCTGGTTCGACCAATCCTCGTTCCGCGCGCGGTTCGAATCCAAGGGGCGCTTTCAGTCGTACCTGGCCGGTATTCCGTGCTGGATCATCGACCCCACGGCCACCCCCGCATTGCACGGCGCCGCGCGCGCGCTGGACATCGCGGGCACAGAGTGA